A portion of the Bifidobacterium lemurum genome contains these proteins:
- a CDS encoding NUDIX hydrolase → MNMTSQQEPAPPLTVTGERVVYQDQGPARFAVTQADAVVNATGERLTLHYASVKDARTGAVCIAVRNGEILLARHWRATTGDFEWEFPRGMGETGEQPETTAARELQEETGILANLDHVRILNIIHADTGVLKDSIAVAEIAVDDLTLDDGSSSDWELTNLTWLSPDEISKLIRRGEIRDGITLAGFALWMAQHEAAD, encoded by the coding sequence ATGAACATGACCAGCCAGCAGGAACCCGCACCTCCGCTGACCGTTACCGGCGAACGTGTGGTGTATCAGGACCAAGGTCCGGCACGTTTCGCTGTGACGCAAGCCGATGCCGTAGTGAACGCCACCGGCGAACGCCTCACCTTGCATTACGCTTCGGTGAAGGATGCCCGCACGGGAGCGGTATGCATCGCGGTCAGAAACGGCGAGATACTGCTGGCACGTCATTGGCGCGCGACCACGGGTGATTTCGAGTGGGAGTTCCCTCGCGGTATGGGCGAAACCGGCGAACAGCCCGAAACAACCGCCGCGCGTGAATTGCAGGAAGAGACCGGAATCTTAGCGAACTTGGATCATGTGCGCATTCTGAATATCATTCATGCGGATACGGGAGTGTTGAAAGACTCCATTGCCGTGGCGGAAATCGCGGTCGATGATCTCACGCTTGACGATGGCTCCTCTTCGGATTGGGAGTTGACCAATCTCACTTGGCTGTCTCCCGATGAAATCAGCAAGCTGATTCGCCGTGGCGAGATTCGCGATGGCATCACCTTGGCAGGTTTCGCGTTGTGGATGGCGCAGCATGAAGCCGCCGACTGA
- a CDS encoding HAD family hydrolase: MANIIAVVWDFDKTLVDGYMQDPIFEAYDVDAQTFWHEVNALPEKYMREQDVRVNSDTIYLNQFIKEAQSGGRFQGLNNEQLKDFGSKLKFYPGVPDIFKETTQLVEGNEAFSERDIKVEHYIVSTGMAPVIKGSIVAQYVRGIWGCELIEKKNEDGTRVISELGYTIDNTSKTRALFEINKGVPVESGIDVNAKMPESMRRVRFENMIYIADGPSDIPAFSVVNRYGGSTFAVYPKKDDKAFAQVEQMRESGRIDMYAEADYREGTTANMWIKHKIEELAKRIVDQEKAKVASSVQGAPKHLV, from the coding sequence ATGGCAAACATCATCGCAGTGGTATGGGATTTCGATAAAACGCTCGTCGACGGATATATGCAGGACCCCATTTTTGAAGCGTATGATGTCGATGCCCAGACTTTCTGGCATGAAGTTAATGCTCTGCCCGAGAAGTATATGCGTGAACAAGACGTGCGCGTGAACAGCGACACAATTTATCTCAACCAGTTCATTAAAGAAGCGCAATCTGGAGGCAGGTTTCAAGGTCTGAACAACGAACAACTCAAAGACTTTGGGTCGAAACTGAAATTCTATCCAGGCGTGCCTGACATCTTCAAGGAGACGACTCAGCTGGTTGAAGGTAACGAAGCGTTCTCCGAGCGTGACATCAAAGTTGAGCATTACATCGTGAGCACTGGAATGGCACCTGTGATTAAAGGTTCAATCGTAGCCCAGTATGTGCGCGGCATTTGGGGATGCGAACTCATCGAAAAGAAAAATGAGGATGGGACTCGTGTAATCAGTGAGCTGGGCTATACCATCGACAACACCTCGAAGACGAGGGCTTTGTTCGAAATCAACAAAGGCGTACCTGTTGAGTCCGGTATTGATGTAAATGCGAAGATGCCGGAATCAATGCGTAGGGTTCGGTTCGAGAACATGATTTACATCGCGGATGGACCGAGTGACATTCCCGCTTTTTCAGTTGTGAACCGTTACGGTGGATCCACTTTCGCCGTATATCCGAAAAAGGACGACAAAGCCTTCGCCCAAGTGGAACAAATGCGTGAAAGCGGACGCATAGACATGTATGCCGAAGCGGATTATCGAGAAGGAACTACGGCGAATATGTGGATTAAACATAAGATTGAAGAACTTGCGAAACGCATCGTCGACCAAGAAAAGGCGAAGGTGGCCTCGTCGGTTCAAGGCGCGCCAAAACATTTGGTCTAA